ggttgatgtgtatgcaccaacttgagggggagtgttagcatGAGTCATAACTTAACgttaggaatagaatatattgtaattatttcatagttagtacttacctgtTATATTCATGTACTCTTCTTTATATACcttcattgtgagatgaataatatatatcagacaattcattctctcaatctcgttatatttaacttgttatcagagcgggttatccacgtgtgcatgccaaaCGGCCACAcgagctccacgtcacccaagttgtccacatgtatgacttgaaaattcgccacacgtgcgggggcatgttgagaatatatacatctcacatgggaaaaatgtgACCTTGCCtattgttaatgtttaaaagtctagcgatagctggaccttagttaacgctgatccggcgggcggatcgatacctttgttgtgagtggttcccgttacctgtcaaataaaatacaatgggcgtcagagggagaccgcgccgggcggtcttcaactctccgatgcctaagttagtcaatgtatttatgttgacaaagtgacagtaggtaagtattgaatgcgtaataaatgaggagagaggagagaaccttttataggtgaggaagaggatgatcttctctttgttttcgatgtgggactgatgtgcttcagttcccagtttcagtagcttctgatgccatcttgacacggcgcgtggcggcgcgtcggcggtgctttggggttgatccggggctcaggcggtaacccggctaactgtctttacgccagtcactcatatggtgggcgttggtacccctggtggtaccatgagcgtggctcattatagctaattatgcttgcaaatggacatgtatgtacacctataagtttataagggtttgggccacttcatccattgccaattgattttggatgtaaaaccagattactttatcaggaCAAAACAAACAACGTTAGAATCTCCGCCGTACCCTTCGGAATTAGAATCAGATTCTCTCTCTGTCCGTTTTTcgtcttctttctctttctgacTTCTGAGTTTCTGAAGCCAAAACTGTCAGTGCAGCATCGGTTACACCTTCATAGGAACAAAGAGACATCCAAGTCAGTCGCCAAAACAAACAGAGTTTTTGAGATGAGTGTGATCGATTTGATCACGAGGGTTGATACGATATGTAAGAAATACGAGAAGTACGACATCGATAAGCAAAAGGACCTCAACAATGTCTCTGGCGGCGACGCATTTGCTCGTCTCTACGGCGTCGTTGAGGCCGACCTTGAAGCTGCTCTTCAGGTCTCTCCATCTCTAGCTCTTGGTTTCCTAGTTAACggttttgaattttttgttcTTAAACATCAAAGTTGGTAGTAATAAAATGAGGTTTTTGACTTGGGGTAAAATTTTCTGGAACATGAACatcaaagtttgaatctttttttcttttctgttactTTGTCACGGTTTTTTATGATGCTGTAGAAATCGGAGACTGCGGCAACTGAGAGGAGCAGGGCTTCTGCGGTTGCTATGAATGCGGAAATTCGACGAACCAAGGCTCGATTGCTTGAGGAGCTACCCAAATTGAGAAGACTTGCTCCTAAAAAGGTTTTCTTCTTTCTAGTTTTGCTACTTATTTTGTTAATTCAAGGTTGTGTCTTTGTTTGACTTGATATTATAGTTTTTCAGTCCAAAGAACCATTTTTCTGGCTTAGAACCTTAATTAACACATTAATCCAGAAAAAGACTTGATGTGCATTTCATGTATGATGTATAGTTATATATGCACTGTTCTGCTTGTTGATAGATAGCTTGATACTATGCCCCATTTTATGGGAATAATTATTAAGAATTACATTCCTTAATCATGCATAGGTGAAAGGGCTTTGGAGAGAAGATCTTGAAGCTCGGAGCGATTTGATTTCTGTACTGCAAGAGAGGATAGAAGCAATACCTGATGGATCAACAAGTGGAGCTAAACAAGCCAGtggttggacagattcaaccTCGTCGTATGCAGgcattaaaattgactcaactTCAGGTGTTCAATTCTTCAAGCTTATTGTATCAAGGTTTCTATGGATGAGAGACCTAATTAATTAAGTCCTTAATTTTACTTACTTTAGAATTTCTTTACTGAAATTACATCAGATGGGAGATTTGATAGTGAGTACTTCCAACAAACTGAGGAGTCAGATCGCTTTAGAAATGAGTATGAAATGCGAAGAATGAAACAGGCAAGTATCAGTAAATAGTTGAACAAACTCATTCCGATGGATATGCTCGACTTAGATGCTTAATCTTAAAGGGCTGGAGTGTAAGCTCCTGCTGTAAAGTTTCATTTCATTGCTATACTTGGTTGGAAAACTGTGATTGGCTCTTGAAGTTTGGAATTGTTGGTCAGTTTCTCTCACATAGCTTATGCTGAAAGCCTTACATGGGAGTTAAATTGTGATTTCATACAGGATCAAGGTTTAGATGTTATAGCAGAAGGGTTGGACACATTAAAACATATGGCCGGTGACATGAATGAGGTTTGTTCTAAGTTTTAACTATTTCATCCAGTTCACTTTTTTTTGGTGTCCTTCCTGTTATAAATTATTAATCAAAT
This portion of the Rosa chinensis cultivar Old Blush chromosome 1, RchiOBHm-V2, whole genome shotgun sequence genome encodes:
- the LOC112181446 gene encoding syntaxin-71, whose product is MSVIDLITRVDTICKKYEKYDIDKQKDLNNVSGGDAFARLYGVVEADLEAALQKSETAATERSRASAVAMNAEIRRTKARLLEELPKLRRLAPKKVKGLWREDLEARSDLISVLQERIEAIPDGSTSGAKQASGWTDSTSSYAGIKIDSTSDGRFDSEYFQQTEESDRFRNEYEMRRMKQDQGLDVIAEGLDTLKHMAGDMNEEIDRQVPLMDEIDDKVERANADLKNTNVKLKDTIIQLRSSRNFCIDIILLCLILGIAAYLYNVLK